Proteins encoded in a region of the Pseudomonas putida genome:
- a CDS encoding NAD(P)/FAD-dependent oxidoreductase, whose amino-acid sequence MFKQSAQHVASYYAQTYPANIPLRPTLQGTHDTDVLIIGAGFSGLHTALRLTQAGKRVTLLEASRVAWAASGRNGGQALLGWSCDMPPLEKALGIERTQRLWASMCWAADEMRELPQRHGFDIDYRLGSLWTAVMPRRVKILEEALHEAEHKWGYDALRLIGRDELPQWVDSPRYQAALYDAKGAHLNPLKLAQGLASTLEAAGGRIYEQSQVLSYHQAGDGFVARTDHGEVRAQMLVLACNAYIDRLDRGLSRRLLPVGSYQVATAPLDADLARSLLPRNSCVIDNQFVPDYFRLTPDHRLLFGGGCTYLGGIPKDVASATRPYLERVFPQLAGVAIDYAWGGHIDCSIQRTPDVGREGQRYWLQGFSGHGVLPTLAAARAVSDAILGDDDLLTLYQGIDNGRFPGGDLLAAPLEAAAKAWYRMRDRV is encoded by the coding sequence ATGTTCAAACAGTCCGCTCAGCACGTCGCCAGCTACTACGCCCAGACCTACCCCGCCAACATCCCATTACGCCCTACCCTGCAAGGCACCCACGACACCGACGTACTCATCATCGGCGCCGGCTTCAGCGGCCTGCACACTGCCCTGCGCCTGACTCAGGCCGGCAAGCGCGTCACATTGCTGGAAGCCAGCCGGGTTGCCTGGGCTGCCTCCGGGCGCAACGGGGGCCAGGCGCTGTTGGGTTGGTCGTGCGACATGCCGCCGCTGGAAAAAGCCCTGGGCATCGAACGTACCCAACGGTTGTGGGCCAGCATGTGCTGGGCCGCCGACGAAATGCGCGAACTGCCCCAGCGCCACGGCTTCGATATCGACTACCGGCTGGGCAGCCTGTGGACTGCTGTCATGCCGCGCCGAGTGAAAATACTTGAAGAAGCCCTGCACGAGGCCGAACACAAGTGGGGCTACGACGCCCTGCGCCTGATCGGCCGTGACGAGCTGCCGCAATGGGTCGACAGCCCGCGCTACCAGGCCGCGCTGTACGACGCCAAAGGGGCACACCTCAACCCGCTGAAACTGGCGCAAGGCCTGGCCAGCACCCTCGAGGCTGCTGGCGGGCGCATCTACGAGCAAAGCCAGGTGCTCAGTTACCACCAGGCTGGCGACGGCTTTGTCGCCCGTACCGACCACGGCGAAGTACGCGCCCAGATGTTGGTGCTGGCCTGCAACGCCTACATCGACCGCCTCGATCGTGGTCTGTCGAGGCGCCTGTTGCCCGTTGGCTCCTACCAGGTAGCTACCGCGCCGCTGGACGCCGACTTGGCCCGTTCGCTGCTGCCGCGCAACAGCTGCGTGATCGACAACCAGTTCGTGCCCGACTACTTCCGCCTCACCCCAGACCACCGGCTGCTGTTCGGCGGTGGCTGCACTTATCTGGGGGGCATTCCCAAGGACGTCGCCAGCGCCACCCGCCCCTACCTGGAGCGGGTGTTCCCGCAACTGGCCGGGGTAGCCATCGACTATGCCTGGGGCGGCCATATCGACTGCAGCATCCAGCGCACCCCGGACGTCGGCCGCGAAGGCCAGCGCTACTGGCTGCAGGGCTTCTCCGGCCACGGCGTGCTGCCGACCCTGGCTGCAGCACGGGCCGTGAGCGACGCCATCCTCGGTGACGACGACCTGCTGACGCTGTACCAAGGGATCGACAACGGCCGGTTCCCCGGCGGCGATCTGCTGGCAGCACCACTGGAAGCTGCCGCCAAGGCCTGGTACAGAATGCGCGATCGCGTCTGA
- a CDS encoding alpha/beta fold hydrolase, whose protein sequence is MSYVTTKDGVQIFYKDWGPRDAPVIHFHHGWPLSADDWDAQMLFFLAQGYRVVAHDRRGHGRSSQVWDGHDMDHYADDVAAVVAHLGTQGAVHVGHSTGGGEVVRYIARHPEDKVAKAVLIAAVPPLMVQTPGNPGGLPKAVFDGFQAQVASNRAQFYRDVPAGPFYGYNRPGVEASEGIIGNWWRQGMIGSAKAHYDGIVAFSQTDFTEDLKGIEQPVLVMHGDDDQIVPYENAGVLSAKLLPNGTLKIYKGYPHGMPTTHADVINADLLAFIRS, encoded by the coding sequence GTGAGCTATGTGACCACGAAGGATGGCGTACAGATTTTCTACAAGGACTGGGGCCCGCGCGATGCCCCGGTCATCCACTTCCACCATGGCTGGCCGCTCAGTGCCGATGACTGGGACGCGCAAATGCTGTTCTTCCTCGCCCAAGGTTACCGCGTGGTCGCCCACGACCGGCGTGGCCATGGCCGCTCCAGCCAGGTATGGGACGGGCACGACATGGACCACTACGCCGACGATGTGGCCGCCGTGGTCGCCCACCTGGGCACTCAGGGCGCTGTGCATGTCGGCCACTCGACCGGGGGTGGCGAGGTGGTGCGTTACATAGCCCGACACCCGGAAGACAAGGTGGCCAAAGCCGTGCTGATCGCTGCCGTACCGCCACTGATGGTGCAAACGCCCGGCAACCCAGGCGGCCTGCCCAAGGCGGTGTTCGACGGTTTCCAGGCCCAGGTGGCCAGCAACCGGGCGCAGTTCTACCGGGATGTTCCAGCCGGGCCGTTCTACGGCTACAACCGCCCCGGTGTCGAAGCCAGCGAAGGTATCATCGGCAACTGGTGGCGCCAGGGCATGATCGGTAGCGCCAAGGCCCATTACGACGGCATCGTGGCATTTTCCCAGACCGACTTCACGGAGGACCTGAAGGGTATCGAGCAGCCTGTGCTGGTGATGCATGGCGACGATGACCAGATCGTGCCGTATGAAAACGCCGGGGTGCTGTCGGCCAAGTTACTGCCCAATGGCACGCTGAAAATCTACAAGGGCTACCCGCATGGCATGCCGACTACCCATGCCGATGTGATCAACGCGGATTTACTGGCATTTATCCGTAGTTGA